In Gymnogyps californianus isolate 813 chromosome 1, ASM1813914v2, whole genome shotgun sequence, the following are encoded in one genomic region:
- the LOC127029325 gene encoding E3 ubiquitin-protein ligase rnf213-alpha-like, with translation MNVKNSLSNLPEEMLDFLKELLECTRKGFVSWIKTIIKDKTEIPVFVELASISAGENDIDIDKVRFFRDAMAASAPIIFDLRPTSGFEQFSAALSFISEAIAKDNNLPKKLKDSCDNREWIKMVHDSHGSIERSSISQARDINSRGIFIISAPQKFKAALEDCVSVLLLKDTTEDASQTDQKAKEYSLAQLTELQNKLMLITTKAEQGREEANRFLEILEKVQIVGNLYLQLLSVGNILFTNWKADIYCNPQQRVKLYTEFGIAGILVQSTRPVLEELEGLCKAMEHCLVEWKKYLETQRDTYYHLNLFTAHQLFYLCSQLAKAHNSVIEPQILNMLSVIKHDIKEEDIRKALEQALMTPLDSVNTSAGDKESVTWHDYVIRFPQLIKSLAESGYDTSVAKAALQSCLLNSDVTEQKLMNFAFERGDDKEEVENLSKLYDEQREAFLQKSRKFKNMTREVDQATFSTLAEDELATSFESLPSICDKVNLLWDAYCKKFSGLVSDKYISLDVFGETLKQLAALETTCIKRSLPVGLEARKPSLIMCKEEEMLLYMLSVYRHTKTAPLPTYDEVLVCTPNTDEEEVELIVRRALSSDSQNQKIYCLLGAEKLVYKVSKQLESHFFRLLQSSTVPDYRFIIFCNAKTHNSYVITAFDTYKVTIPCYPKTEIQAYLSTHLKVPFGTAPVAQAFKEPYQQNVKFIFSNEAGMGKSLFVDNTLQKIRAQLGDLPVVHKTIRLMESEIDFQFLLEELLSVEEFPTETQPTVFHIDVSPAVSTGLYRLLVELCILRHIQSPNGLVWKCKSSHLYLIEYLAKGKGVSRTRKQEMSSETEEKFLDLFPAVKCVSPMRVLDLLEHPSSGHLSEMKEEQFDRDKLKSEAFQRSYQYLSRYKREEDLDDFLFIPERTEGTEKECLKLLLEFCGRHNPSWTELSNFTHFLNFQLSKCEKSVFCSPVVGKDFQGFKTFVVKFMITMSKDFAVPSFDISDESVPSAENDDEENNIMRQYQLRRKWEQESHPYIVFHADNDSMEFLGFHINNNLDAIDAHSQAVLERNVIKDKLYHTLKAQHVPFNKKFEDLPRTMQLEALCRVFGVSYTQDPDESYQLTLDNTMKMLAIHLRFQCGIPVIIMGETGCGKTKLVQFMCSLQRAGRDIQNMVVVRVHGGTTSKTIHQKVRQAIELARINEERHKVDTVLFFDEANTSEAIFAIKEVLCDRSVNGEKILTDRLKVVTACNPYKRHTKETIEKLEKAGLGYRVRSEDTLEKLGYIPLRQLVYRVKPLPPSLLPLVWDFGELNEKTQSLYIREIVKSTMKNKIAIGNLDIFTSVISASQKFLRRKKDECRVASLRDIERCMSIALWFYKLRDLLFPQIDEKKYKTEQESILNDAQRALVLSVGACYYVSLESRKDYLEEVAKCFSVPASLLQQEIELCQEVFLDNLSVPEATARNDALRENIFMIVVCMDLRVPLFLVGKPGSSKSLSKTIAVDAMEGRLSKSQLFKRCKEIQLVSFQCSPHSKPEGIISTFRQCAQFQKGKNLDEFASVVLLDEIGLAEDSPEMPLKTLHPLLEDGCVDDENPESYQKVGFVGISNWALDPAKMNRGLLVFRNDPSKEELVKTAKGICAAQPHLESIEYLFPLLAEFYCKVLKTQKIEFFGLRDFYSLIKMILSYTQDKKCISQEEIIIKAIQRNFGGSSDINPVQLFRNSISEVYLPPDLETSYTLRLLKENMGKQQAGLMSRYLLLLTTNHAAFHIIQMTQLIDTENCEIIFGSGFPQDQDYSQVCRSVSRVKICMETGRPVVLLNIHNLYESLYDALNQCFVSLGGNYYVDLGLGTHRVKSRVKDEFRLIVIEEKNVVYTQFPTPLLNRLEKHCLDMNTVLNWQQQELKQDLQTWTRLFVSIDSSKFSNVWSTKLSPKEQDVFIGFSNDTSAAVALESTQSRSWGDLKPYEETVLSIAKRKLVQCATPDSILRLKYSLLDDAEQIQDLYFHKQKHNSLVSVLGETVNRQPRKERTAGLCLQMDPVSSQ, from the exons ATGAATGTGAAAAATAGTTTGAGCAACCTTCCAGAAGAGATGCTGGACTTTTTGAAGGAACTTCTTGAATGCACAAGGAAAGGCTTTGTCTCCTGGATCAAAACCATAATAAAAG acaaaaCGGAAATCCCTGTATTTGTGGAGCTGGCATCAATTTCTGCAGGTGAAAATGACATTGATATTGACAAAGTGCGGTTCTTCCGTGATGCCATGGCTGCTTCAGCACCCATTATATTTGACCTGAGACCCACATCTGGATTTGAACAGTTCTCTGCAGCCCTGTCATTCATCAGTGAAGCCATTGCAAAAGACAATAATCTGCCAAAAAAGCTG aaagATTCTTGTGATAACAGAGAGTGGATAAAGATGGTTCATGACTCCCATGGCTCCATAGAGCGTTCCTCAATCTCTCAAGCCAGAGACATCAACAGCAGAGGGATTTTTATCATCTCAGCACCTCAAAAATTCAAG GCTGCTCTTGAGGACTgtgtttcagtgctgctgctgaaggacacCACAGAGGACGCATCTCAGACAGATCAGAAGGCTAAAGAATACAGCCTGGCTCAGCTCACAGAGCTCCAGAACAAGCTTATGTTGATCACCACAAAAGCTgagcaaggcagagaggaggcaaaCCGCTTTCTGGAG ATCCTGGAAAAAGTTCAAATCGTTGGAAACTTGTACCTGCAGCTTCTCAGTGTTGGCAATATCCTCTTCACAAACTGGAAGGCTGACATCTACTGCAATCCCCAACAGAGAGTAAAACTTTACACAGAATTTGGAATTGCTGGCATCCTTGTTCAGAGCACCAGACCCgtcctggaggagctggagggcCTTTGCAAAGCAATGGAGCACTGCCTGGTAGAGTGGAAGAAATATCTGGAGACTCAAAGGGACACCTACTATCATCTCAACCTGTTCACTGCACACCAGCTCTTCTATTTATGTAGCCAACTGGCCAAAGCCCACAATAGTGTAATAGAGCCACAGATTCTTAATATGCTTTCTGTCATAAAGCATGACATTAAAGAAGAAGATATTAGAAAAGCCCTGGAGCAAGCCCTCATGACTCCACTCGACTCTGTCAACACATCAGCAGGAGACAAGGAGTCTGTTACCTGGCATGACTATGTAATTCGTTTTCCCCAGCTCATCAAAAGCCTGGCTGAATCTGGCTACGATACATCAGTGGCAaaggcagccctgcagagctgccttctaAACTCTGACGTTACAGAGCAGAAGCTCATGAATTTTGCCTTTGAACGAGGTGATGACAAGGAAGAGGTTGAAAATCTGAGCAAATTATATGATGAGCAGCGAGAAGCCTTTCTGCAGAAGTCAAGGAAGTTTAAAAACATGACCAGAGAGGTTGACCAGGCAACTTTTAGCACCCTTGCAGAAGATGAACTGGCCACCTCCTTTGAGAGTTTGCCATCCATCTGTGACAAAGTGAATCTGCTCTGGGACGCTTACTGTAAGAAATTCAGTGGCCTTGTGTCAGACAAATATATCAGCCTGGATGTCTTCGGTGAAACACTGAAGCAATTAGCAGCTCTTGAAACCACCTGTATCAAGAGAAGTTTACCAGTAGGTCTTGAAGCCAGGAAACCTTCTCTCATCATGTgtaaagaagaggaaatgttACTCTACATGCTCTCCGTTTACAGACACACCAAGACAGCACCTCTCCCAACATATGATGAGGTCCTGGTGTGCACACCCAACACAGATGAGGAAGAAGTGGAGCTGATTGTTAGGAGAGCTCTTTCATCTGATtcccaaaaccagaaaatctaCTGCTTGCTGGGTGCTGAGAAATTAGTGTATAAAGTTTCCAAGCAACTGGAGTCTCACTTCTTCCGCTTGCTGCAATCTTCTACAGTCCCTGACTACAGGTTCATTATCTTTTGCAATGCCAAAACTCACAATTCTTATGTTATCACAGCCTTTGACACCTACAAAGTTACTATCCCATGCTACCCCAAGACAGAAATCCAGGCATACCTGAGCACACATCTCAAAGTGCCTTTTGGGACAGCCCCTGTTGCTCAAGCCTTCAAGGAGCCCTATCAGCAGAACGTGAAgttcatattttcaaatgaagcaGGAATGG GGAAGTCTCTCTTCGTGGACAATACCCTCCAAAAGATCCGTGCCCAGCTGGGAGATTTGCCAGTGGTTCACAAAACCATTAGGCTGATGGAGTCAGAGATTGATTTCCAGTTCCTTCTGGAGGAGCTACTCTCTGTTGAGGAATTCCCGACTGAAACTCAGCCCACTGTCTTCCATATTGATGTGTCACCAGCG GTGTCAACAGGTCTCTACCGGCTGCTGGTTGAGTTATGCATCCTAAGACACATCCAGAGTCCCAATGGCTTGGTCTGGAAGTGCAAATCCTCTCATCTTTACTTGATTGAGTACCTGGCAAAAGGGAAAGGTGTtagcagaacaagaaaacaagag ATGTccagtgaaacagaagaaaagttccTGGATCTTTTTCCTGCAGTGAAGTGTGTATCACCAATGCGGGTACTTGACTTGCTGGAACACCCCAGCTCTGGtcatctttctgaaatgaaagaggaGCAGTTTGACCGAGACAAGTTAAAGAGTGAAGCTTTCCAAAGGTCTTACCAGTACCTCAGCAGATATAAGAGGGAGGAAGACCTTGACGATTTCCTTTTCATCCCTGAGAGGACTGAAGGGACAGAGAAAGAGTGCCTGAAGCTCTTACTGGAGTTCTGTGGGAGACACAACCCTTCCTGGACTGAGCTTAGCAACTTCACTCATTTCCTAAACTTCCAGCTAAGCAAGTGTGAGAAATCGGTTTTCTGTAGCCCAGTAGTTGGAAAGGATTTCCAGGGGTTTAAAACATTTGTGGTAAAGTTCATGATCACTATGTCCAAGGACTTTGCTGTACCCTCTTTTGACATATCTGATGAAAGTGTGCCAAGTGCAGAAAATGATGATGAGGAAAATAACATTATGAGACAGTACCAGCTAAGACGAAAATGGGAACAAGAGTCCCACCCCTATATAGTCTTCCATGCAGACAATGACTCCATGGAGTTCTTGGGTTTTCACATCAACAATAACTTGGATGCTATTGATGCCCATTCTCAAGCTGTTTTGGAAAGGAATGTTATCAAAGATAAATTATACCACACTTTGAAAGCCCAGCATGTTCCTTTCAATAAGAAGTTTGAAGACTTGCCCAGAACAATGCAGCTGGAGGCCCTCTGCAGAGTTTTTGGTGTGAGCTACACCCAAGATCCAGATGAATCATATCAGTTGACACTGGACAACACCATGAAGATGCTTGCCATTCACCTGCGGTTCCAGTGTGGGATCCCTGTAATCATCATGGGCGAAACAGGTTGTGGGAAGACAAAGCTTGTGCAGTTCATGTGCAGCCTGCaaagggcaggcagggacatTCAGAACATGGTGGTGGTACGTGTCCATGGTGGCACTACCTCCAAGACCATCCACCAGAAAGTTAGGCAGGCAATTGAGCTGGCACGCATCAATGAAGAAAGGCACAAAGTGGACACTGTACTCTTTTTTGATGAAGCCAACACATCAGAAGCTATCTTTGCAATCAAAGAGGTGCTCTGTGATCGCAGTGTAAATGGAGAGAAGATTCTCACTGACCGTTTAAAAGTAGTAACTGCTTGCAACCCTTACAAAAGGCACACCAAGGAAACCATAGAGAAACTTGAAAAAGCTGGCTTGGGGTACCGAGTCCGGAGTGAAGACACACTGGAGAAACTGGGCTACATTCCTTTGAGGCAGCTGGTGTATCGGGTCAAGCCCCTTCCACCTAGTTTATTGCCTCTTGTCTGGGATTTTGGAGAGCTGAATGAAAAGACACAGAGCCTGTACATCAGAGAGATCGTAAAGTCCACCATGAAGAACAAGATCGCCATTGGAAATTTGGACATCTTTACCAGTGTCATTTCAGCCTCTCAGAAGTTcctcaggaggaagaaagatgaaTGCAGAGTTGCCAGTCTTCGGGATATAGAGCGCTGCATGAGCATTGCGCTCTGGTTTTATAAATTAAGAGACCTGCTATTTCCTCAGATTGATGAGAAGAAGtacaaaacagaacaggagTCAATCTTAAATGATGCACAAAGGGCCTTGGTCCTTTCAGTGGGAGCTTGCTATTATGTATCTCTGGAGAGCCGCAAAGATTATCTGGAGGAGGTCGCAAAATGCTTTTCCgtccctgcatccctgctgcagcaagAGATTGAGCTTTGCCAAGAGGTATTTCTTGATAACCTCTCTGTTCCTGAGGCAACAGCCCGCAATGATGCTCTGAGGGAAAACATCTTCATGATAGTTGTATGCATGGACCTACGAGTTCCACTCTTTCTGGTTGGGAAGCCAGGAAGCTCAAAATCCCTGTCTAAAACCATTGCTGTGGATGCCATGGAGGGCAGGCTGTCCAAAAGCCAGTTGTTCAAAAGATGCAAGGAGATCCAGCTGGTGTCTTTTCAGTGCAGTCCCCATTCAAAGCCAGAAGGGATCATCTCCACTTTCCGACAATGTGCTCAATTCCAGAAGGGGAAGAATCTGGATGAGTTTGCATCTGTGGTCCTCCTGGATGAGATCGGCCTCGCAGAAGACTCACCAGAGATGCCACTGAAGACACTGCATCCTCTTCTTGAAGATGGATGTGTTGATGATGAAAACCCAGAATCTTACCAAAAAGTTGGCTTTGTGGGCATTTCAAACTGGGCCCTAGACCCTGCCAAAATGAACAGGGGTCTTCTTGTATTTCGGAATGACCCTAGCAAAGAAGAGCTAGTTAAAACTGCAAAGGGCATCTGTGCTGCACAGCCTCACCTTGAAAGCATTGAGTATTTGTTCCCTTTGCTGGCAGAATTCTACTGCAAGGTgctaaaaacacaaaaaattgAGTTCTTTGGGCTCCGTGATTTCTACAGCTTGATCAAAATGATACTGTCCTACACCCAGGACAAGAAGTGCATCTCTCAAGAGGAGATCATTATAAAGGCCATTCAGAGAAACTTTGGAGGCTCCAGTGATATCAATCCTGTCCAGCTCTTCCGAAACTCCATCAGTGAGGTGTATCTTCCTCCTGACTTGGAAACCAGCTACACACTTCGTTTGTTGAAGGAAAATATGGGCAAACAGCAGGCAGGACTCATGTCTCGATACCTCCTGCTGCTGACAACCAACCACGCAGCTTTCCACATCATCCAGATGACACAGCTTATAGATACTGAGAACTGTGAAATCATATTTGGCTCTGGTTTTCCACAGGACCAAGATTATTCCCAGGTATGCCGGTCTGTCAGCAGAGTGAAGATCTGCATGGAGACAGGCAGGCctgttgttcttttaaatatacacaACCTTTATGAGAGCCTTTACGATGCACTCAACCAGTGCTTCGTTAGCCTGGGGGGAAATTACTATGTGGACCTGGGTCTTGGCACTCACAGAGTGAAGAGCCGTGTGAAGGATGAGTTCAGACTCATTGTGATAGAGGAGAAGAATGTAGTCTACACCCAGTTCCCCACCCCACTGCTGAACCGGCTGGAGAAGCACTGCTTGGACATGAACACTGTTCTGAactggcagcagcaagagctgaaGCAGGACCTGCAGACCTGGACCAGGCTGTTTGTCTCCATTGACAGCAGCAAGTTCTCCAATGTTTGGTCCACCAAGCTCAGCCCCAAGGAACAGGATGTCTTTATCGGTTTCAGCAATGACACATCTGCAGCTGTTGCTTTGGAGAGCACTCAGAGCAGATCCTGGGGAGACCTTAAGCCCTATGAAGAGACAGTGCTCTCTATTGCCAAAAGGAAACTTGTTCAGTGTGCAACACCTGACTCCATCCTGCGCCTTAAATACTCCCTTCTGGATGATGCTGAGCAGATCCAAGACTTGTACTTCCACAAGCAGAAGCACAACAGCCTTGTTAGTGTTTTGGGAGAGACAGTTAACCGGCAGCCAAGGAAGGAGAGGACCgctgggctctgcctgcag atggaccccgTCAGCtcccagtag